A single Pirellulales bacterium DNA region contains:
- a CDS encoding tetratricopeptide repeat protein — MVKLLRYAPYACLAAAVALVFGQAVRFEFVQWDDPLHITQNPFYSPLTLASFGRLMITAYFGLYIPAAYAFWAALSLVSQWISPADGVRFDPRVYHAANLLLHASCGWLVYQVTMRLVRSREAACLGALVFLLHPLQVESVCWVSEARGLLAAAGSLGALALILAPGESPPAANERRGYGRLAATLCFLLALMCKPSAVTLPLVVVVVLHLTRGTSWRGLWNEYWDWFLLSAVWVLITRFAQPTAETLAPVAVWQRPLVMGDALAFYLGKLVYPVDLVMDYGRTPAVALAQRWTAAWALVPVAVLGGAWWLLRGRAARAGIALFLLAPLPVLGLLPFQYQRISTVADRYLYFSLVGVAFIVAELVVRFGRVGTVTAAIVAALLGWQSWQTAPTWHDSIALFERTLAVNPRSVPALNNLGVLAQQRGDQTTAGQYYRRALAISPQEAEANTGLGTVLLAEGKLDEALAHFQVTLRQMPQLDRPNAGVANIYHRQGNTRRAVEFYRRALSPDPRVAAATLTPVETATAANQFARILATDHDAGLRDGRLAVQWASRAVALTQSQSSASLDTLAAALAEAGDFPRAVQAAERAAVRAAQTGRPERTARYKAHLEMFRAGMPLRETAAEQLAR, encoded by the coding sequence ATGGTCAAACTCCTGCGCTACGCGCCGTACGCCTGTCTCGCGGCTGCCGTCGCGCTCGTGTTTGGCCAGGCCGTGCGGTTCGAATTCGTCCAATGGGACGATCCGCTGCACATCACGCAAAACCCCTTCTATTCGCCGCTCACGCTGGCCAGCTTCGGCCGGCTGATGATCACGGCCTATTTCGGCCTGTATATTCCCGCGGCGTACGCGTTCTGGGCGGCGCTGTCGTTGGTCAGCCAGTGGATCAGCCCAGCCGACGGCGTGCGCTTCGATCCACGGGTCTATCACGCGGCCAACCTGCTGCTGCATGCCAGCTGCGGGTGGCTGGTCTATCAGGTGACGATGCGGCTGGTGCGTTCGCGCGAGGCAGCCTGCCTGGGAGCGCTGGTCTTCTTGCTGCACCCGTTGCAGGTCGAAAGTGTGTGCTGGGTGAGCGAGGCCCGCGGCCTGCTCGCGGCGGCCGGCTCGCTGGGGGCCCTGGCGCTGATCCTCGCGCCAGGTGAGTCGCCACCGGCAGCCAACGAGCGACGCGGCTACGGGCGGTTGGCCGCGACTCTGTGCTTCTTGCTGGCGCTGATGTGCAAACCGTCGGCCGTGACGTTGCCCTTGGTCGTGGTCGTCGTCTTGCATCTGACACGCGGTACATCTTGGCGCGGCCTCTGGAACGAATATTGGGACTGGTTCCTGCTCTCGGCCGTCTGGGTGCTGATCACGCGGTTCGCCCAGCCGACGGCCGAGACGCTCGCGCCGGTGGCCGTGTGGCAGCGGCCGCTGGTGATGGGCGACGCCCTGGCCTTCTACTTGGGCAAGCTTGTGTATCCGGTCGATCTGGTGATGGACTATGGCCGCACGCCGGCAGTGGCCTTGGCCCAGCGCTGGACCGCGGCTTGGGCACTGGTGCCCGTCGCGGTGCTTGGTGGGGCCTGGTGGTTGTTGCGCGGGCGAGCTGCGCGTGCGGGGATTGCCTTGTTTTTGCTGGCGCCGCTGCCCGTGCTTGGGCTGTTGCCGTTTCAATATCAGCGCATCTCGACGGTTGCGGACCGGTATCTGTATTTTTCGTTGGTCGGAGTGGCATTCATCGTGGCTGAGCTTGTCGTCCGATTCGGACGCGTCGGTACGGTGACCGCGGCTATCGTCGCGGCGCTGTTGGGGTGGCAAAGCTGGCAAACCGCGCCCACTTGGCACGACAGCATCGCGCTCTTCGAGCGAACGCTTGCCGTCAATCCGCGCAGCGTGCCGGCGCTGAACAATCTAGGCGTGCTCGCGCAGCAGCGGGGCGATCAAACGACGGCCGGACAGTATTATCGCCGGGCGCTGGCGATCAGCCCCCAGGAGGCCGAAGCCAACACGGGTCTGGGCACCGTGTTGTTGGCCGAGGGCAAGCTCGACGAGGCCTTGGCGCATTTCCAGGTGACGCTGCGTCAGATGCCGCAACTCGACCGGCCGAACGCCGGGGTCGCCAACATCTATCACCGTCAGGGCAACACGCGCCGGGCCGTCGAGTTCTATCGCCGGGCCCTGTCGCCTGATCCACGGGTGGCCGCGGCGACGCTCACGCCCGTCGAGACCGCCACGGCGGCGAACCAGTTTGCCCGCATCCTGGCGACCGATCACGACGCCGGCCTGCGCGACGGTCGTCTCGCGGTGCAGTGGGCGAGCCGTGCCGTCGCATTGACGCAATCGCAAAGCAGCGCCTCGCTCGACACCCTGGCCGCAGCGCTGGCCGAGGCAGGCGATTTTCCCCGGGCAGTTCAAGCCGCCGAGCGGGCCGCCGTCCGCGCCGCGCAAACGGGCCGGCCCGAACGCACCGCGCGCTACAAGGCCCACTTGGAAATGTTTCGCGCGGGCATGCCCTTGCGCGAGACGGCGGCCGAGCAACTGGCCCGCTGA
- the sucD gene encoding succinate--CoA ligase subunit alpha yields the protein MSILINAETKVICQGITGRVGQFHTRGCLEYGTKMVGGVTPGKGGETVEGVPVYDTVEEAVAQTGANATMIFVPPAFTADAILEAVDAGIATIVAITEGVPVLDMVRVYPVVKRSKSVLIGPNCPGVITPGACKIGIMPGYIHQPGKVGVISRSGTLTYEAVWQLTKLGLGQSTCVGLGGDPIVGTSFVDLLGWFQNDPQTEAILMMGEIGGTAEEEAAAFAKANVTKPLAAFIAGRTAPKGKRMGHAGAIISGGKGTADEKIAALTAAGFEIADSPADLGAAVVRAIKRAGK from the coding sequence ATGAGCATTCTGATCAACGCGGAAACCAAGGTCATTTGCCAGGGCATCACCGGCCGGGTGGGTCAGTTCCACACGCGCGGCTGTCTGGAATACGGCACGAAGATGGTCGGCGGCGTCACGCCCGGCAAGGGCGGCGAGACGGTCGAGGGTGTGCCCGTCTACGACACGGTCGAAGAGGCCGTCGCCCAGACCGGCGCGAACGCGACGATGATCTTCGTCCCCCCGGCGTTCACGGCCGATGCCATTCTCGAAGCCGTCGACGCGGGCATCGCGACGATCGTGGCGATCACCGAAGGCGTCCCGGTGCTCGACATGGTCCGGGTCTACCCGGTCGTCAAACGCAGCAAGTCGGTGCTGATCGGTCCGAATTGCCCCGGCGTGATTACGCCGGGCGCCTGCAAGATCGGCATCATGCCGGGCTACATTCATCAACCGGGCAAAGTCGGCGTCATCAGTCGCTCGGGCACACTCACCTACGAGGCCGTGTGGCAGTTGACCAAGCTCGGACTGGGCCAATCGACCTGCGTGGGCTTGGGCGGCGACCCGATCGTCGGCACCTCGTTCGTCGATCTGCTGGGTTGGTTTCAGAACGACCCGCAGACCGAGGCGATCCTGATGATGGGCGAAATCGGGGGCACGGCCGAGGAAGAAGCCGCGGCTTTTGCCAAGGCGAACGTCACGAAGCCGCTGGCCGCCTTCATCGCCGGCCGCACGGCCCCCAAGGGCAAGCGCATGGGACACGCCGGGGCGATCATCTCGGGCGGCAAGGGGACCGCCGACGAAAAGATCGCGGCGCTGACTGCCGCCGGATTCGAGATTGCCGACAGCCCGGCCGACTTGGGCGCCGCCGTCGTGCGGGCGATCAAGCGCGCCGGCAAGTAA
- the sucC gene encoding ADP-forming succinate--CoA ligase subunit beta, whose translation MKIHEFQAKQILRDAGVPVPRGIVARTANEAAAAFRELGGSLAVVKAQIHAGGRGKGSLLGNPQQRGVQLVRSAEEAAAVAGALVGNPLVTIQTGEQGQVVRQVLVEEGCKIARELYLGIVVDRSSAGPVLMASNQGGMDIEKVAHETPELIFREKFAPDAGLQPYQVRKLAKKLNLQGASVRAAEKFLTALCRVFVACDCSLAEINPLVVTESGELLALDAKMNFDDNASFRHAELSKLRDLDEEEPAEVRAAAAGLSYVKLDGNIGCLVNGAGLAMSTMDLIKLHGGEPANFLDVGGGADVKQVTEAFRILLSDKNVKAVLVNIFGGIMRCTTIASAVLEAYKTVGFNVPLVVRLEGTEVEQGRKMLADSALDLISAEGLTDAAKKVVAAAGK comes from the coding sequence ATGAAGATCCACGAATTTCAAGCAAAACAGATTCTTCGCGATGCCGGCGTGCCCGTGCCGCGAGGCATCGTGGCTCGGACCGCGAACGAGGCTGCCGCCGCGTTTCGCGAACTGGGCGGCTCGTTGGCCGTCGTAAAGGCCCAGATTCATGCCGGCGGACGCGGCAAGGGGAGCCTGCTCGGCAATCCGCAGCAGCGCGGCGTGCAACTGGTCCGCTCGGCCGAAGAGGCCGCGGCGGTGGCGGGGGCGCTCGTCGGCAATCCGCTGGTCACGATTCAGACCGGCGAGCAAGGCCAGGTAGTCCGCCAGGTCCTGGTCGAAGAGGGCTGCAAGATCGCCCGCGAACTGTACCTGGGGATCGTCGTCGATCGCTCGTCGGCCGGGCCCGTGCTGATGGCGTCGAACCAAGGCGGCATGGACATCGAAAAGGTGGCCCACGAAACGCCCGAGCTGATCTTCCGCGAGAAGTTCGCCCCCGACGCGGGCCTGCAGCCTTACCAGGTGCGCAAGCTGGCCAAGAAGCTCAACCTGCAGGGCGCGTCGGTGCGCGCGGCCGAGAAGTTCCTCACGGCGCTGTGCCGGGTGTTCGTCGCTTGCGATTGCAGCCTGGCTGAGATCAACCCGCTCGTAGTGACCGAGTCGGGCGAACTGTTGGCGCTCGACGCCAAGATGAATTTTGACGACAACGCCTCGTTCCGTCATGCGGAGCTGAGCAAGCTGCGCGATCTGGACGAGGAAGAACCCGCCGAGGTGCGCGCGGCCGCGGCCGGCCTGAGCTATGTCAAGCTCGACGGCAACATCGGCTGCCTGGTCAACGGTGCCGGCCTGGCCATGAGTACGATGGACCTGATTAAGCTGCACGGTGGCGAACCGGCCAACTTTCTCGACGTGGGCGGCGGCGCCGACGTCAAGCAGGTGACCGAGGCCTTTCGCATTCTGCTTTCCGACAAGAACGTCAAGGCCGTGCTAGTCAATATCTTCGGCGGCATCATGCGCTGCACAACGATCGCTTCCGCGGTGCTCGAGGCCTACAAGACCGTGGGGTTCAACGTCCCCCTCGTCGTCCGGCTCGAAGGCACCGAAGTCGAGCAGGGCCGCAAGATGCTGGCCGACAGCGCGCTCGATTTGATCTCGGCCGAGGGCCTGACCGACGCGGCCAAGAAAGTCGTCGCGGCAGCCGGCAAATAA
- a CDS encoding transcriptional repressor, with the protein MRHALADAGCRYTQQRAAVLAYLSSVQTHPTAEEVYTAVREGLPRISLATVYKALEALVAARLATKLSGGNGTARYDARGEDHYHLRDVETGQVHDLPASFDNQLLIKLDPRLVERLAQQGFEVTGYRLEVLARRTAAPAR; encoded by the coding sequence GTGCGCCATGCTTTAGCCGACGCCGGTTGCCGGTATACCCAGCAACGGGCCGCCGTGCTGGCCTACCTGTCGAGTGTCCAGACGCATCCGACGGCCGAAGAGGTCTACACGGCCGTTCGCGAAGGGCTCCCGCGGATCAGCCTGGCGACGGTCTACAAGGCCCTGGAGGCCCTCGTAGCGGCCCGGCTGGCCACCAAGCTCAGCGGTGGCAATGGCACGGCACGCTACGACGCCCGCGGCGAGGACCACTATCACTTGCGCGACGTCGAGACCGGGCAGGTTCACGATTTGCCGGCCTCGTTCGACAACCAACTGCTGATCAAACTCGACCCCCGCCTCGTCGAGCGGCTGGCGCAGCAGGGTTTCGAGGTGACGGGCTATCGTCTCGAAGTCCTGGCGCGCCGCACGGCCGCGCCGGCCCGATAG
- a CDS encoding ThuA domain-containing protein, with amino-acid sequence MSSMRCVWLLTLAAWALAQVTLVRADDDSTRKKVVFVAGKPSHGWGQHEHYAGSVLLAAALEQGMPNFDADVVRNGWPEDPQAAFAGAAAIVMYSDGGEGHMVMDHLDEVSALSNQGVGIACLHYAVEIPKGKPGDAMLDWIGGYFETHWSVNPHWTANFTSLPDHPVTRGVQPFAIADEWYYHMRFRPDMQGVTPVLSAIPPESTLARPDGPHSGNPFVRKEAGQPQHVAWVSERPGAGRGFGFTGGHFHHNWAKDDFRRLVLNAVVWIAQGEVPAGGVPLEKVTKAQLDENQDEPKPGK; translated from the coding sequence ATGAGCTCGATGCGTTGTGTCTGGTTGTTGACCCTCGCTGCCTGGGCGCTGGCCCAAGTGACCCTCGTGCGGGCCGACGACGACTCGACGCGCAAGAAGGTGGTGTTCGTCGCCGGGAAGCCGAGCCACGGCTGGGGCCAGCACGAGCACTACGCCGGCTCGGTACTGCTCGCCGCGGCGCTCGAGCAAGGCATGCCCAACTTCGACGCCGACGTCGTGCGCAACGGCTGGCCCGAGGATCCCCAAGCAGCCTTTGCCGGCGCAGCGGCCATCGTCATGTACAGCGACGGCGGCGAGGGGCACATGGTCATGGACCACCTCGACGAAGTCTCGGCACTGTCGAACCAGGGAGTCGGCATCGCCTGTCTGCACTACGCCGTCGAGATCCCCAAGGGCAAGCCTGGCGACGCGATGCTCGATTGGATCGGCGGCTACTTCGAGACGCACTGGTCGGTGAATCCCCACTGGACGGCCAACTTCACGTCGTTGCCCGACCATCCGGTGACGCGCGGCGTGCAGCCCTTCGCCATCGCGGACGAGTGGTACTACCACATGCGGTTCCGTCCCGACATGCAGGGGGTTACTCCGGTGCTGTCGGCCATTCCGCCGGAGAGTACGCTCGCCCGGCCCGACGGTCCACACAGCGGCAACCCCTTCGTCCGCAAAGAAGCGGGCCAGCCTCAGCACGTGGCCTGGGTCTCGGAGCGCCCGGGTGCAGGACGCGGGTTCGGGTTTACCGGCGGCCACTTCCATCACAACTGGGCGAAAGACGACTTCCGCCGGTTGGTGCTCAATGCCGTCGTCTGGATCGCGCAAGGCGAGGTGCCTGCCGGCGGCGTACCGCTGGAGAAGGTCACCAAGGCCCAGCTCGACGAGAATCAAGACGAACCCAAACCGGGGAAGTAA
- a CDS encoding carboxylesterase family protein codes for MMRCPARAAFPLMLGLAVLLLGAPALAQSSAAKTADKDAKGPAVLKVAANTVDTESGKVRGLVQGEAEDVHCYKGIPFAAPPVGELRWREPQPPVAWTGVRECYEFGPCCTQKASPFLTQMPGMALSAPQSEDCLYLNVWTPAKRSEQPLPVMVWIHGGGYIWGAGSQPVYEGSDLARRGVIAVTINYRLGHLGFLAHPALSAESEHKVSGNYGILDQIAALRWVQKNIANFGGDPQQVTIYGESAGGGSVFTLIASPLAAGLFQRAIAESGPSLTMAGLKQKRYGHLPAEEAGLLAAKTLGVENSGDALQALRALPVDEIISKTSSMEGSGEFSIRGNVLSIAPVVDGYVLPDDPMKLYAAGKVNAVPLIVGANKDEATLFTMFAPLPKSIEAMGKIVDTEFGPLAGKIKELYPAAKQAEIRRAVVDLAGDVIFLAPARYVARSVAKAGASVFTYNFAHRPPAPTGPMFGAHHGAEIPYALDNIEIATGARESDIKVRDLMTGYWVQFAKTGNPNFEGAPAWPTVTASEDPVLIISDAPEVSQGFRGSQLDAIDEFMTMWGKE; via the coding sequence ATGATGCGTTGCCCTGCTCGTGCCGCGTTTCCGCTGATGCTCGGGTTGGCCGTCCTGCTGCTGGGCGCGCCCGCCCTGGCTCAGAGTTCGGCCGCGAAGACCGCGGACAAAGATGCCAAGGGCCCGGCGGTCCTCAAGGTCGCCGCCAACACGGTCGACACCGAGTCGGGCAAGGTACGCGGCCTGGTGCAAGGCGAAGCCGAAGACGTGCATTGCTACAAGGGCATTCCGTTTGCCGCGCCGCCCGTCGGCGAGCTGCGTTGGCGCGAGCCCCAACCGCCGGTCGCGTGGACCGGCGTGCGCGAGTGCTATGAGTTCGGGCCTTGCTGCACGCAGAAGGCCAGCCCGTTTCTGACGCAGATGCCTGGCATGGCGCTGTCGGCACCGCAGTCGGAAGATTGTCTGTATCTGAACGTCTGGACGCCGGCCAAGCGCAGCGAGCAGCCGCTGCCGGTGATGGTGTGGATTCACGGCGGCGGTTACATCTGGGGAGCCGGTTCGCAACCGGTCTACGAGGGCAGCGACCTGGCTCGCCGCGGCGTGATCGCCGTGACGATCAACTATCGCTTGGGCCACCTGGGATTCCTGGCGCACCCGGCGCTGTCGGCGGAGAGCGAGCACAAGGTCTCGGGTAACTACGGCATCCTGGACCAGATCGCCGCGCTTCGCTGGGTGCAGAAGAACATCGCCAACTTCGGCGGTGATCCGCAGCAAGTGACCATCTACGGCGAGTCGGCCGGCGGCGGCAGCGTGTTCACGCTCATCGCTTCGCCTCTGGCGGCCGGGTTGTTCCAGCGGGCCATCGCCGAAAGCGGTCCGTCGCTGACAATGGCCGGTCTCAAGCAAAAACGCTATGGCCATCTGCCCGCCGAAGAGGCCGGACTGCTGGCCGCCAAGACCCTGGGCGTAGAGAACTCGGGCGACGCCTTACAGGCGCTGCGCGCTCTGCCGGTCGACGAAATCATCAGCAAGACCTCGAGCATGGAGGGGTCGGGTGAATTCTCGATTCGGGGCAACGTGCTGTCGATTGCCCCGGTCGTCGATGGCTACGTGCTGCCGGACGACCCGATGAAGCTGTATGCCGCGGGGAAAGTGAACGCTGTGCCGTTGATCGTGGGTGCGAACAAGGACGAGGCCACGCTGTTCACGATGTTTGCCCCGTTGCCGAAATCGATCGAGGCGATGGGCAAGATCGTCGATACCGAATTCGGGCCGCTGGCCGGCAAGATCAAGGAACTCTACCCGGCGGCCAAGCAGGCCGAGATTCGTCGCGCGGTGGTCGATCTGGCCGGCGACGTGATCTTCCTGGCGCCGGCCCGTTACGTGGCGCGTTCCGTGGCCAAGGCCGGGGCGTCGGTGTTCACCTATAACTTCGCGCACCGGCCGCCGGCGCCGACGGGACCGATGTTCGGTGCCCATCACGGTGCGGAGATTCCCTACGCGCTCGACAATATCGAGATCGCCACGGGAGCCCGGGAGAGCGACATCAAGGTTCGCGACTTGATGACCGGCTACTGGGTGCAATTTGCCAAGACGGGAAACCCGAATTTCGAGGGCGCGCCCGCCTGGCCGACGGTCACTGCGAGCGAAGATCCCGTGCTGATCATCAGCGATGCGCCCGAGGTGAGCCAGGGATTTCGGGGCTCGCAGCTCGACGCGATCGACGAATTCATGACGATGTGGGGCAAGGAATAA